One window from the genome of Acidobacteriota bacterium encodes:
- a CDS encoding glycosyltransferase family 4 protein: MHGVKRLFAWMIPRFDASRFKVSLVSLRKRDLSEETLDSLGIDITYLERGKFDPRTLFALLRIIDAKHIDILHLHGYGATTFGRLAAAMRGIPVVLHEHANLTSTPWFQKVADWTLEPYTDVALAVSKSTAEFVTGARLVRPQRTKVVYLGAPLDEFGQAVTAGERAAARAALGVGQDDVVMGTVTRLHDSKGNQYLVEAARLVVDARPNARFFLFGEGPLLASLEAQAAALNLGDRFVFGGFVKDVRSALAAFDVSVFPSLWEGTPLTVFEALAASRAIVATDADGLMEVLTPDEDALIVPRRDARALADRIIRLVDSPAERQRLGTAARKTAESYDITAFVRKMEQLYSVLHQESRPRHRRVAEEMDLGFLTGKARA; the protein is encoded by the coding sequence ATGCACGGCGTCAAGCGCCTGTTCGCGTGGATGATCCCCAGGTTTGATGCGTCACGGTTTAAGGTCTCGCTCGTCAGCCTGCGCAAACGCGATTTGTCTGAAGAGACGTTGGACTCGCTGGGCATTGACATCACCTATCTGGAGCGAGGCAAGTTCGATCCCCGCACCCTGTTCGCACTGCTGCGCATCATCGACGCAAAACACATCGACATCCTGCATCTGCACGGTTATGGCGCCACCACATTTGGGCGCCTCGCCGCGGCGATGCGCGGCATTCCCGTGGTGCTGCACGAACATGCGAACCTCACCAGCACTCCGTGGTTTCAGAAAGTGGCGGACTGGACGCTGGAGCCGTACACCGACGTGGCGCTCGCCGTCTCAAAGAGCACGGCAGAGTTTGTCACCGGGGCACGCCTGGTGCGGCCCCAGAGAACCAAGGTCGTGTATCTTGGCGCGCCACTCGATGAGTTTGGTCAGGCCGTGACCGCCGGCGAGCGGGCGGCGGCGCGCGCCGCGCTCGGCGTGGGGCAGGACGACGTGGTGATGGGGACGGTCACTCGGCTTCACGACTCCAAGGGCAATCAGTACCTGGTCGAGGCCGCGCGGCTGGTTGTGGATGCCCGGCCGAACGCGCGGTTCTTCCTGTTCGGGGAAGGGCCGCTGCTGGCGAGTCTGGAAGCCCAGGCCGCCGCACTCAACCTCGGGGACCGTTTTGTCTTCGGCGGGTTTGTGAAAGATGTGCGCAGCGCGCTCGCGGCGTTTGACGTCTCGGTCTTCCCGTCGCTGTGGGAAGGCACCCCCCTCACCGTGTTCGAAGCCCTCGCCGCCTCACGCGCCATCGTCGCCACCGATGCCGATGGATTGATGGAGGTGCTGACGCCCGACGAAGATGCGCTCATTGTCCCGCGGCGGGATGCCCGGGCGCTCGCCGACCGCATCATCCGGCTGGTGGATTCGCCAGCCGAGAGACAGCGCCTTGGAACAGCAGCGCGCAAGACGGCAGAGTCATATGACATCACGGCCTTTGTCCGGAAGATGGAGCAGCTCTACAGCGTGCTGCATCAGGAGTCGCGGCCGCGGCACCGGCGGGTGGCCGAGGAAATGGATCTCGGATTTCTGACAGGGAAGGCCCGCGCGTGA
- a CDS encoding flippase-like domain-containing protein: MTHVPPGPDAPGVNDTTDAIDAKDPPARGGRQALIWSIKIVVSTGLLYLLLSRVDLSRLWAIARTASVTWLVVALGLYFVMVFISAWRWGVLLHAQNVAVGLGPLLRSYLVATFFNNFLPSNIGGDVIRVRDTARAAGSKTRAATVVLVDRGIGLLALVLIAAVGASMTTTASPVIAALGPGLLWLAFGVGTLVGAIVLLRPNAIGKALAPLKALHQEWVEERISRLVSALARFRESPSALALGFGGGIVVQAVLVLFYAAIAQAILVPIPLAHLAVLIPLSFIVQMAPVSVNGLGVREATFSFYFARLGLPLESAFALSFLGAALVMLFSLSGGVANLTQHQRPADSGQRTIS, translated from the coding sequence ATGACACACGTGCCCCCTGGTCCTGACGCGCCTGGCGTCAACGACACGACTGACGCCATTGACGCCAAAGACCCGCCCGCGCGCGGCGGACGCCAGGCGCTGATCTGGTCCATCAAGATCGTCGTCTCAACAGGCTTGTTGTATCTGCTGCTCTCGCGTGTGGACCTGTCACGGCTCTGGGCCATCGCGCGCACGGCCTCGGTGACGTGGCTGGTCGTCGCACTCGGCCTGTACTTCGTCATGGTATTCATCAGTGCCTGGCGCTGGGGGGTCTTGCTGCACGCGCAGAACGTGGCCGTTGGCCTCGGGCCCTTACTGCGGTCGTACCTGGTCGCCACGTTCTTCAACAATTTCCTGCCGTCCAACATTGGCGGCGACGTCATCCGGGTGCGCGACACCGCTCGTGCCGCCGGCTCGAAAACGCGGGCCGCCACCGTGGTGCTGGTTGATCGTGGCATCGGCCTGCTCGCACTGGTCTTGATCGCGGCAGTGGGAGCGTCGATGACGACCACGGCGAGCCCGGTGATTGCGGCACTCGGACCCGGACTCTTGTGGCTCGCATTCGGTGTCGGGACGCTGGTTGGCGCCATTGTGTTACTGAGACCCAATGCCATCGGGAAGGCACTGGCACCGCTCAAGGCCCTCCATCAGGAATGGGTGGAAGAACGCATCAGCCGGCTCGTCAGTGCATTGGCGCGTTTTCGGGAGAGTCCGTCTGCCCTCGCCCTCGGGTTTGGCGGCGGCATCGTGGTGCAAGCCGTGCTCGTCCTCTTTTATGCGGCCATCGCGCAGGCGATCCTCGTGCCGATTCCGCTCGCGCACCTCGCGGTCCTCATACCGCTGTCGTTCATCGTGCAGATGGCTCCGGTTTCGGTGAACGGGCTTGGCGTGCGTGAGGCCACGTTCAGCTTTTATTTCGCGCGATTGGGCCTGCCGCTGGAGTCGGCATTCGCGCTTTCCTTCCTGGGCGCCGCGCTCGTGATGTTGTTCTCGCTCTCGGGCGGCGTCGCCAACCTCACGCAGCATCAGCGCCCGGCGGACTCTGGCCAGCGGACGATTTCGTAG
- a CDS encoding flippase-like domain-containing protein: MISRAAQLAFRVLLASGLMWLATRNASWTDIAGAVKAGSLSWFGVCLGLVVIDRALMAWRWMALLRAVETPPCVPRHQIVRIFFVSTFVGTFLPGGIGGDAVRALSLSRLGAPTQLAVGSVAVDRLLGTVSVLLMAAGGSILVGRLIDGRLLAVSIVIAILGVAGTILLLFDSRILAGLVRWAGRRFPRVERLAQKFLTAIRQYGGHRGVLIGVLLASIGVQALRSAQAWCLGLAIGLTLGGGWYFALIPFGVLAFLLPLSVSGLGAGVASFVPLFALAGLPREEAFALGLLFWFLGVLGNLPGGILMVLGSNSSRSGLASSLHK; encoded by the coding sequence ATGATCTCCAGGGCCGCGCAGTTGGCATTCCGAGTGCTCCTCGCCAGTGGCCTGATGTGGCTGGCCACGAGGAATGCCTCGTGGACCGATATCGCCGGTGCGGTGAAAGCGGGTTCGTTGTCATGGTTCGGCGTGTGCCTCGGGCTTGTGGTGATCGACCGCGCGCTGATGGCCTGGCGGTGGATGGCACTCCTGCGCGCCGTGGAAACTCCGCCCTGCGTCCCCCGGCACCAGATAGTCAGAATTTTCTTCGTGAGCACTTTTGTCGGGACATTCTTACCTGGCGGTATTGGCGGAGATGCGGTCCGCGCCCTCAGCTTGTCGCGACTGGGTGCGCCGACCCAACTGGCCGTGGGATCGGTCGCGGTGGACCGCCTCCTGGGTACCGTCTCCGTTCTGCTGATGGCCGCCGGCGGCTCGATCCTCGTGGGGCGGCTCATCGACGGCCGCCTCCTCGCGGTCTCCATCGTCATTGCGATTCTTGGCGTGGCCGGCACAATCCTGTTGCTGTTCGATTCAAGGATTCTGGCCGGTCTCGTGCGTTGGGCCGGGCGCAGATTCCCGAGAGTAGAACGGCTCGCGCAGAAGTTTCTGACCGCGATTCGCCAGTATGGCGGTCATCGGGGCGTACTCATCGGGGTGCTGCTCGCCTCGATCGGCGTTCAAGCGCTGCGATCGGCACAGGCGTGGTGCCTGGGGCTCGCCATAGGCCTGACCTTGGGCGGCGGGTGGTATTTCGCCCTCATTCCCTTCGGAGTGCTGGCCTTCCTGCTGCCCCTCTCGGTGTCTGGCCTGGGCGCCGGCGTGGCCTCGTTCGTTCCGTTATTCGCCCTTGCCGGATTGCCGAGGGAAGAGGCCTTCGCGCTCGGGTTGCTCTTCTGGTTCCTCGGCGTGCTTGGTAATCTGCCGGGCGGGATTTTGATGGTCCTTGGCTCAAATTCCTCTCGATCCGGCTTGGCGTCCAGCTTGCATAAGTAG